A stretch of Mucilaginibacter terrae DNA encodes these proteins:
- a CDS encoding phosphatidylglycerophosphatase A family protein: MNLNKIIASWGGIGYIKGGGTIAAVVTCVLLYFANQYTWLQPVWALPVATIVITLLGIYVGNQVEPDWGKDSYRVVIDEVSGQMVTLLFVPLTNQNFIIGLILFRFFDMVKPLGIRKMEDLKGGAGVMMDDVLAGIYANVVLQVIIFSIKQFN; this comes from the coding sequence ATGAACCTCAATAAAATTATCGCCTCGTGGGGAGGCATAGGTTACATTAAAGGCGGGGGCACCATTGCCGCTGTAGTAACGTGCGTGTTATTATATTTCGCTAATCAGTATACTTGGCTACAGCCTGTATGGGCATTGCCTGTTGCCACCATTGTTATAACCCTGCTGGGCATTTACGTGGGCAACCAGGTTGAGCCTGATTGGGGTAAAGACAGCTACCGCGTGGTAATTGATGAGGTATCGGGCCAAATGGTAACCTTGTTGTTTGTGCCCTTAACTAATCAAAATTTCATTATAGGCCTTATCCTGTTCCGCTTTTTTGATATGGTTAAGCCCCTGGGCATTCGTAAAATGGAAGACCTTAAGGGCGGTGCCGGTGTAATGATGGACGATGTACTGGCGGGTATTTATGCCAATGTTGTTTTGCAGGTAATTATATTCTCGATAAAGCAATTTAATTAG
- a CDS encoding response regulator yields the protein MYKKILIVEDDLKTLSSIYTLLKQHGYEVQTLREAEYVFQEVTAFNPNLILLGALTPGANGAMICAALKSAPNTSKIPVISVLGNKKSLNRLFENADCSPDDFILKPINPQVLLNKIEYRFLAN from the coding sequence ATGTACAAAAAAATCTTAATTGTAGAAGACGACTTAAAAACGTTATCGTCAATTTATACATTGCTAAAGCAACACGGCTACGAGGTGCAAACCCTGCGAGAAGCCGAATACGTTTTTCAGGAAGTTACGGCTTTTAACCCCAATTTGATATTGCTGGGCGCTTTAACACCCGGAGCTAATGGTGCCATGATATGTGCTGCATTAAAATCGGCCCCTAATACCAGCAAAATACCGGTTATATCGGTTTTGGGTAACAAAAAATCATTAAACAGGCTTTTTGAAAACGCCGACTGCTCACCCGACGATTTTATACTGAAACCTATAAATCCACAGGTATTGCTCAATAAAATTGAGTACCGTTTTTTGGCTAATTAA
- a CDS encoding NAD(P)H-dependent oxidoreductase — MSVKQALAWRYATKKFDKAKKISSDDLNHILESTHLSPSSYGLQHYKIVVVEDPAIRERLKEAAYGQSQITDASHLVVFAAETNIDEEYVKRYVDQLAHERGVDRSSLEGFEKVMMGKISTLSPEQNLAWAQKQAYLALGILIGAASELSVDNCPMEGFEAEKFDEILGLKEKNVTATVIVTIGYRADDDPYAKLAKVRKPASELFIKI; from the coding sequence ATGTCTGTTAAACAAGCACTCGCGTGGAGATACGCCACCAAGAAATTTGATAAAGCGAAAAAGATCAGTTCTGATGATCTGAACCATATATTGGAGAGCACGCACCTGTCGCCCTCATCATATGGATTGCAACACTATAAAATTGTTGTAGTAGAAGATCCCGCCATTCGCGAAAGACTTAAAGAAGCTGCCTATGGTCAAAGCCAGATCACTGATGCATCGCACCTGGTAGTTTTTGCTGCCGAGACTAATATTGATGAGGAATATGTGAAACGTTATGTAGACCAACTTGCTCACGAGCGCGGGGTTGACCGTTCCTCACTGGAGGGTTTTGAAAAAGTGATGATGGGTAAAATTTCAACATTATCACCCGAGCAAAACTTAGCCTGGGCACAAAAACAGGCATACCTGGCGCTGGGTATTTTAATTGGTGCTGCATCTGAATTAAGCGTTGATAATTGCCCAATGGAGGGTTTTGAGGCCGAAAAGTTCGATGAGATTTTAGGTTTGAAAGAGAAGAATGTAACAGCTACTGTGATAGTAACCATTGGCTACCGTGCCGATGATGATCCGTACGCCAAACTGGCTAAGGTTAGAAAACCGGCATCAGAGTTGTTTATTAAAATATAA
- a CDS encoding rhomboid family intramembrane serine protease: MEQIFQAAPVASIIFIITIALSLWAFSNERIYGEFMLHPYSVAKGDRVWTLITSGFIHRDWAHLLFNMWSYFIFAPTLEGLIGHWQFALLYFASLILSDLPTVGKYKDHYNYHSLGASGAISAVLFSYILFYPMNRIGVFPIPFGIPAVIFGVLYLAYCVYASKQSRDSINHDAHFFGALSGIMITILLYHDVLSNFIGQISSSF, encoded by the coding sequence ATGGAACAAATTTTTCAAGCCGCACCGGTAGCTTCAATCATATTCATCATCACTATAGCCCTCTCGTTATGGGCTTTTTCAAACGAGCGCATTTACGGCGAGTTTATGCTGCACCCATACAGTGTGGCCAAAGGCGATAGAGTGTGGACCTTAATTACAAGTGGCTTTATTCACCGCGATTGGGCGCACCTGCTGTTCAATATGTGGTCGTATTTTATATTTGCGCCAACACTTGAGGGGCTAATTGGCCATTGGCAGTTTGCATTGCTTTATTTTGCCAGCCTTATATTGAGTGATTTACCTACGGTGGGTAAGTATAAAGATCACTATAACTATCACAGTCTTGGTGCATCGGGCGCTATTAGTGCAGTGCTGTTCAGTTATATTTTGTTTTACCCCATGAACCGTATTGGTGTATTTCCTATTCCGTTTGGTATTCCTGCTGTAATTTTTGGCGTATTGTACTTAGCATACTGTGTTTATGCATCTAAACAATCAAGAGACTCTATTAACCACGATGCCCACTTTTTTGGGGCGTTAAGTGGCATAATGATTACTATACTGCTTTACCATGATGTGCTTTCAAACTTTATTGGGCAGATAAGCTCTTCATTTTAA
- a CDS encoding M14 family zinc carboxypeptidase: MKKLLPLLGMALLFSKAHAQLTPFELSTDKNYTATYAEVMGYYPKLVKQFPQQVKLFNYGSTDSGKPLTLVVLSKNGNFDPAKIKQQNKRVILINNGIHPGEPEGIDASMMLVRDMLKKKQLPNDVVVCFIALYNIDGSLNRGQSRVSQNGPVAYGFRGNYRNLDLNRDFIKADSRNALAFLQILNTWQPEVFLDNHASNGSDYQYVMTLIETQKDKQHPVLAEYTAKTLSPELYKRMEKSGYGMVPYVESLKRSPDSGIVAFLETPRFSTGHTVQHNIISYVTETHMLKPYDKKVYATYEFMRHLIDVCQRDARQIGELKHQADEQVKQQKTFALTWALDDQKFDMIEFKGYEAGYKNSDISGLPRLYYDRSKPWTKNIKYYNTYKAILTADKPIAYVIPQAWGKIIDLFKLNKVAMRRLKHDTTLIVQTYYIGDYKTGPRPYEGHYLHSGVQLNTIGNNKVKFYAGDYVVYTNQAINRYIVETLEPQGVDSFFAWNFFDSMLSQKEHYSDYVFEDIAAQYLKTHPELQKKLDDEKARNPQLAKSAGAQLEFVYKNSPFYENTYLRYPVARLLTNTKLDLQ; this comes from the coding sequence ATGAAAAAATTGCTGCCCTTATTAGGCATGGCCTTGCTGTTTAGCAAAGCCCACGCCCAGTTAACGCCCTTTGAGTTAAGCACCGATAAAAACTATACCGCCACTTATGCCGAGGTAATGGGCTATTACCCTAAGCTGGTAAAGCAGTTTCCGCAACAGGTAAAATTGTTTAATTATGGTAGTACCGATTCGGGCAAACCGTTAACGTTGGTAGTATTATCTAAAAACGGCAACTTTGATCCGGCTAAAATTAAGCAGCAAAACAAGCGGGTAATTCTCATTAACAACGGCATACACCCCGGCGAACCGGAGGGTATAGATGCCAGTATGATGCTGGTGCGCGATATGCTGAAAAAGAAACAACTGCCCAATGATGTGGTGGTATGTTTTATTGCCCTATACAATATTGATGGCAGCTTAAACCGCGGACAATCGCGCGTGAGCCAAAACGGGCCTGTGGCATATGGTTTCAGGGGTAACTACCGTAACCTTGATTTGAACCGCGATTTTATTAAGGCTGATAGCCGCAATGCGCTGGCCTTTTTACAGATACTGAACACCTGGCAGCCCGAGGTTTTTTTGGATAACCATGCCAGCAATGGATCTGACTACCAGTATGTAATGACGCTCATCGAGACGCAAAAAGACAAGCAACACCCGGTATTGGCTGAGTATACCGCCAAAACCCTTTCGCCCGAATTGTATAAACGCATGGAGAAAAGTGGTTACGGTATGGTTCCCTACGTAGAAAGCCTGAAACGCTCGCCCGATTCGGGCATTGTGGCATTTTTAGAAACACCTCGCTTTTCAACCGGGCACACGGTTCAGCATAATATTATAAGCTATGTTACCGAAACGCATATGTTGAAGCCGTACGATAAAAAGGTATATGCCACCTACGAGTTTATGCGCCACCTGATTGACGTTTGCCAGCGTGATGCCAGGCAGATAGGCGAACTGAAGCACCAAGCCGACGAGCAGGTAAAACAACAAAAAACGTTTGCCTTAACCTGGGCTTTAGACGACCAGAAGTTTGACATGATTGAGTTTAAAGGTTACGAAGCCGGTTACAAAAACAGCGACATTAGCGGCCTGCCACGCCTGTACTACGACCGCAGCAAGCCCTGGACAAAAAACATAAAATATTACAATACTTACAAGGCCATCCTAACGGCCGATAAGCCCATAGCCTATGTAATTCCGCAGGCCTGGGGCAAAATTATCGACCTGTTTAAACTCAACAAGGTAGCCATGCGCCGCTTAAAGCACGATACCACTTTAATTGTGCAAACCTATTACATTGGCGATTATAAAACCGGCCCGCGCCCTTACGAAGGCCATTACCTGCATAGCGGGGTGCAGCTTAACACCATCGGCAATAACAAAGTTAAATTTTATGCGGGCGATTACGTGGTTTATACCAACCAGGCCATTAACCGCTACATTGTAGAAACGCTGGAGCCACAGGGAGTGGATTCTTTTTTTGCCTGGAACTTTTTTGATTCGATGCTGAGCCAGAAGGAGCATTACTCTGATTATGTATTTGAAGATATTGCCGCCCAGTACCTTAAAACCCATCCCGAACTACAAAAAAAGCTCGACGATGAAAAAGCCCGCAACCCGCAACTGGCTAAAAGTGCCGGGGCGCAGTTAGAATTTGTGTACAAAAACTCACCCTTTTACGAAAACACATACTTGCGTTACCCTGTTGCACGTTTACTTACCAATACCAAACTCGATTTACAATAA
- a CDS encoding DUF1835 domain-containing protein, whose translation MSQLHILNGDATLQGFNDTGIDGDVLVWREVFSEGPLSATLDSVFWHEREKWISQAFNDTPEGYEHKVLHELEKLSKPYTDITLWFEFDLHCQVNMLGVMQLLQQHVDLSGPEIYLICPDCFPGVPNFRGMGQLTGKQLEVLYDNRLHLGEYDFKLATEAWQAYITCDATKLDRFIDDTPFWGGLHQLKFALEAQVRRLQLDEQGLNYIEQKLLLIYQSGITDRSAICEAFWHDEAIYGMGDNEIDNYLHRLQQKGLITL comes from the coding sequence ATGTCCCAGCTTCACATTTTAAACGGCGATGCCACTTTGCAAGGTTTTAATGATACCGGTATTGATGGCGATGTGTTGGTTTGGCGCGAAGTGTTTTCGGAAGGACCGCTATCGGCCACATTGGATTCTGTTTTTTGGCACGAGCGCGAAAAGTGGATAAGCCAGGCTTTTAATGATACCCCCGAAGGCTATGAGCACAAAGTATTGCACGAACTGGAAAAACTAAGCAAGCCCTACACCGATATTACCCTGTGGTTTGAATTTGATTTGCATTGCCAGGTAAACATGCTGGGCGTAATGCAATTACTGCAACAACACGTAGACTTGTCGGGACCGGAAATTTATTTGATTTGCCCCGATTGTTTCCCCGGCGTACCCAATTTTAGGGGAATGGGGCAATTAACCGGTAAGCAATTAGAGGTTTTGTATGATAACCGCCTGCACCTGGGTGAGTACGATTTTAAACTGGCTACCGAAGCCTGGCAGGCGTACATCACCTGCGATGCCACCAAATTAGACCGCTTTATTGACGATACTCCGTTTTGGGGAGGCCTTCACCAGCTTAAATTTGCCCTCGAAGCACAGGTGCGCAGGTTGCAACTTGACGAGCAGGGTCTTAATTACATTGAACAAAAACTACTGCTTATTTACCAAAGCGGCATAACCGACCGTAGCGCTATATGTGAAGCCTTTTGGCACGATGAAGCCATTTACGGTATGGGCGATAATGAGATAGATAACTACCTGCATCGCTTACAGCAAAAGGGATTGATTACACTATAA
- a CDS encoding shikimate kinase gives MTRIFLIGYMGSGKTTLGRKLAARLNYPFLDLDHLLEEQAGMTIAEYFASFGETAFRVAESEILKSTAYPENAVISTGGGLPCFFDNMEWMNANGITLYINLSPKALISRLGNNKDDRPILRDKHGDELLGFITEKLEERNAYYQKAHIVAEGLSLTAEKAEALIAGKTAL, from the coding sequence ATGACACGCATTTTCTTAATCGGCTACATGGGTAGTGGCAAAACAACTTTAGGCCGTAAACTGGCAGCTCGTTTAAATTACCCGTTTTTAGACCTCGACCACCTGCTGGAAGAACAGGCCGGCATGACCATTGCCGAGTACTTTGCCAGCTTTGGCGAAACCGCTTTCCGCGTGGCCGAGTCGGAAATATTAAAGAGCACTGCCTATCCCGAAAACGCCGTTATATCAACAGGCGGAGGGCTGCCCTGCTTTTTTGATAACATGGAGTGGATGAACGCCAATGGCATTACGCTGTACATCAACTTATCGCCCAAAGCACTTATAAGCCGTTTAGGCAACAACAAAGACGACCGCCCTATCCTACGCGACAAGCACGGCGACGAACTGCTGGGCTTTATAACCGAAAAGCTGGAAGAGCGCAACGCTTATTACCAGAAAGCCCATATTGTTGCCGAAGGTTTGAGCCTTACTGCGGAGAAAGCAGAAGCATTGATTGCCGGGAAAACGGCGTTGTAG
- a CDS encoding ABC transporter permease encodes MLRYLIRKIGYSAAVMLGIVVVVFFLFNILPVDPARMTQGQRADVQSLEAVRKEFGLDKPLPVQFAYYINDLSPIGIHARTVEEQERYGYVQLFPVSGTHVVALKWPYLRRSYQTHKEVAAVLLEVIPNTLILAVLAMLMAVVLGVFLGVWSAVHQNTWIDRLAVGFSVLGISAPSFFAGIIIAWLFGFVLSKYTGLNMTGSLYSYDPFKGEVLTWSNVVLPAITLGLRPLAIIVQLTRSSMLEVLAQDYIRTAKAKGLSRNAIIYRHALPNALNPVITAIANWFASLLAGSFFVEYVFGYNGLGKVTVDALEMSDFPVIIGSILFIAFIFVVINILVDLLYVWIDPRVKFNS; translated from the coding sequence ATGCTCCGCTACCTCATCCGCAAAATTGGTTACAGCGCAGCAGTAATGCTGGGTATTGTGGTAGTGGTATTTTTCCTGTTCAATATTTTACCGGTAGATCCGGCCCGCATGACGCAAGGCCAACGCGCCGATGTACAATCGTTAGAAGCCGTGCGAAAGGAATTTGGTTTGGATAAGCCCTTACCCGTCCAATTTGCTTATTACATTAACGATCTATCGCCCATTGGCATACACGCCCGCACGGTTGAAGAGCAGGAGCGTTATGGCTATGTACAATTGTTCCCGGTTTCGGGCACGCATGTGGTTGCTTTAAAATGGCCTTACTTGCGCCGGTCGTACCAAACACATAAAGAAGTTGCAGCCGTGCTGTTAGAAGTAATTCCTAACACCTTGATATTGGCTGTTTTAGCTATGCTCATGGCCGTTGTGCTGGGTGTGTTTCTTGGGGTATGGAGCGCCGTTCATCAAAACACCTGGATAGACCGGCTGGCGGTTGGCTTTTCGGTATTGGGTATTTCGGCGCCGTCATTTTTTGCAGGGATAATTATTGCCTGGCTGTTTGGCTTTGTGCTGAGTAAATATACCGGGTTAAACATGACCGGCAGCCTGTACAGTTACGACCCATTTAAGGGCGAGGTACTAACCTGGAGCAATGTGGTTTTACCCGCTATAACCTTAGGACTGCGCCCGCTGGCTATCATCGTTCAGCTTACACGCAGTTCGATGCTGGAAGTGCTGGCTCAGGATTACATTCGCACGGCTAAAGCTAAAGGATTGAGCCGAAATGCCATTATTTACCGCCATGCTTTGCCCAATGCCTTAAACCCGGTTATTACGGCTATTGCCAACTGGTTTGCCTCCTTACTGGCCGGTTCGTTTTTTGTGGAATACGTGTTTGGCTACAACGGCTTGGGCAAGGTTACAGTGGATGCGCTCGAAATGTCGGATTTCCCGGTAATTATTGGCTCTATCCTGTTTATTGCGTTTATATTTGTGGTTATTAATATTCTGGTCGATTTGCTGTATGTGTGGATCGACCCTCGCGTAAAGTTTAACTCATAG
- a CDS encoding BT_3928 family protein, whose amino-acid sequence MTSAISDYKEKTFTPPSGGRGALVWACRILVALLFIFSGLIKANDPLGFSYKLEEYFEVFQVTFLNDLALSMSIILCSLEMILGFALLIGTRVNAIVWGLLLLIIFFGFLTFYSAFFKVVQTCGCFGDAIPLTPWESFGKDMALLALVLVLFFNRDKITPLVSHAAEMRWLVAAVVITLGVGMYTYNFLPVIDFLPYKVGNNIPNEMRTPPGAVPDEFELTYSLKNKKTGESKSISDKEYLKSGIWKDASWQIEGDPERRLVKKGFEPKIRDLGIQDSQGNDYTQELLSNPFYNLIVVAYDLKHTNADALDRLNALAINLTQNYNIRTVLLTSASPADAVAFSKQHHLAFEIFHADGVPLKTMVRANPGIMLLKNGTVMNKWHHHTMPDYDGLVKKYLQKP is encoded by the coding sequence ATGACATCTGCTATATCTGATTATAAAGAAAAAACTTTTACTCCCCCTTCAGGGGGCCGGGGGGCCTTGGTTTGGGCTTGCCGCATTTTGGTTGCCCTGCTTTTCATCTTTTCGGGCCTAATCAAGGCTAACGACCCGCTGGGATTCTCGTACAAGCTCGAAGAGTATTTCGAAGTTTTCCAAGTTACCTTTTTGAATGATCTGGCACTGAGCATGTCCATCATTTTATGTTCGCTTGAGATGATTCTGGGCTTTGCCCTCTTGATAGGTACCCGTGTAAATGCCATTGTTTGGGGCTTACTGTTGCTCATTATTTTCTTTGGGTTCCTCACATTTTACTCGGCGTTTTTTAAGGTGGTACAAACCTGCGGGTGCTTTGGCGATGCTATTCCACTTACACCCTGGGAGTCATTTGGTAAGGACATGGCCCTGCTGGCTTTGGTGCTGGTATTGTTTTTTAACAGGGATAAGATCACTCCGCTGGTTAGCCATGCGGCCGAGATGCGATGGTTGGTTGCTGCAGTGGTAATTACGTTAGGCGTGGGTATGTATACCTACAACTTTTTACCGGTTATCGATTTTTTGCCGTATAAAGTTGGCAATAACATCCCCAACGAAATGAGAACCCCGCCGGGAGCCGTGCCCGACGAGTTTGAACTCACCTACTCGCTAAAAAACAAAAAGACCGGCGAAAGCAAGAGCATCAGCGACAAGGAATACCTTAAAAGCGGCATATGGAAAGATGCCAGCTGGCAAATTGAGGGTGACCCTGAACGCCGGTTAGTTAAAAAAGGTTTCGAACCAAAAATACGTGATTTAGGCATACAAGACAGCCAGGGCAACGATTACACGCAGGAATTGCTGAGCAATCCGTTTTATAACCTTATTGTAGTAGCTTATGATTTAAAACATACCAATGCAGATGCGCTGGACAGGCTAAATGCTTTGGCTATCAACCTCACCCAAAACTATAACATCCGCACGGTACTGCTAACCTCGGCCTCTCCTGCCGATGCTGTAGCGTTTAGTAAGCAACATCATTTGGCTTTCGAGATATTTCATGCTGATGGGGTGCCGCTAAAAACCATGGTTAGGGCTAACCCCGGTATTATGTTGCTTAAAAACGGCACTGTAATGAATAAATGGCATCACCATACCATGCCCGATTATGATGGGCTGGTGAAAAAATATCTGCAAAAACCATAA
- a CDS encoding DUF1599 domain-containing protein translates to MSNTASEYEAVINRCRSLFVKKTSDYGTAWRILRPSSITDQIFIKAQRIRTLEEKKVSKVGDDITGEYIGIVNYCLIAMMQLDLAADAPFELPVEQVSDLFDQYATETRDLMFAKNHDYGEAWRDMRISSLTDLILMKILRVKQIEDNQGQTVASEGVKANYQDMLNYAVFALIKLSPPAP, encoded by the coding sequence TTGAGCAATACCGCATCCGAATATGAAGCTGTAATTAACCGTTGCCGGTCTTTGTTTGTTAAAAAAACAAGCGATTACGGCACAGCCTGGCGCATTCTTCGTCCGTCATCTATAACCGATCAAATCTTCATCAAAGCCCAGCGCATCCGCACACTCGAAGAAAAAAAGGTATCAAAAGTGGGCGATGATATTACAGGGGAGTATATTGGCATTGTAAATTATTGCCTCATAGCCATGATGCAGCTGGATTTAGCTGCCGATGCCCCATTCGAACTCCCTGTAGAGCAGGTAAGTGACCTATTTGACCAATACGCCACCGAAACCCGCGACCTCATGTTTGCCAAAAATCACGACTATGGTGAGGCCTGGCGTGATATGCGCATCAGCTCCCTAACCGACCTGATACTCATGAAAATTCTCCGCGTAAAACAAATAGAAGACAACCAGGGGCAAACGGTAGCATCAGAAGGGGTAAAAGCCAATTACCAGGATATGCTGAATTATGCGGTTTTCGCGCTGATAAAACTCAGCCCCCCAGCCCCCTGA
- the folP gene encoding dihydropteroate synthase, producing the protein MAKDTVFNKKATINARGRLIDLSTPQVMGIINLTPDSFFADSRKPAIDDAVLQAGKMLADGASMLDMGAYSSRPGAVDISVQEELDRLLPAVEAIVKAHPEAVLSIDTFRAQVAEEAIKAGAHIINDIGGGDLDADMFATVARLQVPYILMHMKGTPQNMVQQAQYQDVFSEVFDHLVERYEQLRALGVHDVILDPGFGFAKTAEQSYALMNRLQNFDMLELPVLVGISRKRMIYGLLGVTAADALNGTTVLNTIALTKGADILRVHDVKEAVEAVKIWGMVR; encoded by the coding sequence ATGGCTAAAGATACAGTTTTTAATAAAAAGGCAACCATTAATGCACGTGGGCGACTTATTGATTTAAGCACCCCGCAGGTAATGGGCATCATTAACCTAACCCCCGATTCGTTTTTTGCCGATAGCCGTAAACCCGCGATAGACGATGCCGTACTACAAGCCGGCAAAATGCTGGCCGATGGCGCATCGATGCTTGATATGGGTGCTTATTCATCGCGGCCCGGCGCTGTGGATATTTCGGTACAGGAAGAGCTTGACCGGCTGCTACCCGCTGTTGAAGCGATTGTAAAAGCGCATCCCGAAGCTGTTTTATCCATAGATACTTTCCGCGCACAGGTTGCCGAAGAAGCGATAAAAGCCGGAGCGCACATCATTAACGATATTGGCGGTGGCGATTTGGATGCCGACATGTTTGCCACCGTTGCCCGCCTGCAGGTGCCTTACATTTTAATGCACATGAAAGGTACGCCGCAAAATATGGTTCAGCAGGCACAGTATCAGGATGTATTCAGCGAGGTGTTTGATCATTTGGTGGAACGTTACGAGCAATTAAGAGCTTTGGGCGTACACGATGTTATTCTCGACCCCGGCTTTGGCTTTGCTAAAACTGCTGAGCAAAGCTATGCGCTGATGAACCGTTTGCAAAATTTTGATATGCTTGAGCTACCCGTGCTGGTTGGTATATCGCGCAAGCGCATGATCTACGGGTTATTGGGTGTTACTGCTGCTGACGCATTGAATGGCACTACGGTTTTAAATACGATTGCTTTAACTAAAGGGGCAGATATTTTGCGAGTGCATGATGTGAAGGAAGCGGTTGAGGCGGTGAAGATTTGGGGAATGGTGAGGTGA
- a CDS encoding toxic anion resistance protein: MEMENNLPPVPETGLVSNKIDKEGNVNLTQVTPDDVKKYESVNKDLNPADVNSILNYGVEVQNSMEKYSNQFLTSVRTYNSGEVGLLINDLLTELNYIDVDELNQSALTRFISGIPFLKKMVFDAKKLFQKYDTVVNNIDKITNKIKAGRVNSIKDNASLQTMFDSNVTYIKQMEELIIAGQIKHQELTEKLAVMDGNPSAYQDYEIADLRDYVNRLDKRLADMKVVRFIMLQSLAQIRVVQSNNTSIAEKAQSIVSTTIPVWKNQLTIAVALNRQKENVEMQKKISDTTNTILQKNAELLKQNSIDVARENEKTVVSLDTLKRTTQSLIETLNEVKQIHDQGTQNRKLLNTELATLETELKKGVTNAG, from the coding sequence ATGGAAATGGAAAACAACCTGCCACCCGTTCCTGAAACGGGCTTGGTTAGCAATAAAATAGACAAAGAAGGCAACGTAAACCTTACCCAGGTTACGCCCGACGATGTTAAGAAATACGAGAGCGTGAACAAGGACCTTAACCCGGCCGATGTTAACTCCATCCTCAATTATGGGGTTGAGGTACAAAACTCGATGGAAAAGTACAGTAACCAGTTCTTAACCTCGGTGCGTACTTACAACTCGGGCGAGGTAGGTTTGCTCATCAATGATCTGTTAACCGAGCTGAACTATATTGATGTTGACGAGCTGAATCAAAGCGCACTTACCCGCTTCATATCGGGCATACCGTTCTTGAAAAAAATGGTGTTCGATGCCAAAAAACTTTTCCAGAAGTATGATACGGTTGTTAATAACATCGATAAAATTACCAACAAGATCAAAGCCGGCAGGGTAAACTCCATTAAGGACAATGCCTCGCTGCAAACCATGTTTGACAGCAATGTTACCTACATTAAGCAAATGGAGGAACTCATTATTGCCGGACAAATTAAGCACCAGGAACTAACCGAAAAGCTTGCCGTAATGGATGGTAACCCATCTGCCTACCAGGATTACGAAATTGCCGACCTTCGCGATTACGTTAACCGTTTGGATAAACGCTTGGCCGATATGAAAGTGGTGCGCTTTATCATGCTGCAATCATTGGCGCAAATACGCGTGGTGCAAAGCAACAACACGTCCATTGCCGAAAAGGCACAGTCGATCGTATCAACTACCATCCCGGTTTGGAAAAACCAGCTTACCATAGCGGTAGCCCTGAATCGCCAGAAGGAAAACGTGGAGATGCAGAAAAAGATATCGGACACAACCAATACCATTTTGCAAAAGAATGCCGAGTTGTTGAAGCAAAACAGTATCGATGTGGCCCGCGAGAATGAAAAGACCGTAGTATCTTTAGACACGCTGAAACGTACCACGCAATCGTTAATTGAAACGCTGAACGAGGTTAAACAAATACACGACCAGGGGACTCAAAACCGTAAACTTTTGAACACGGAATTGGCCACTCTCGAAACTGAACTGAAAAAAGGCGTTACCAACGCAGGCTAA
- a CDS encoding TerD family protein, producing the protein MAINLEKGQRISLEKSNGSKLQNICVGINWGAIEKKGLFGIGGSKEAVDLDGSCALFNANKQLEEVVYFGNLKSKNGSVKHSGDDLTGDMGGDDGIDNEVITLDLSLLNESTTYVAFVLNSFRGHDFGKIPFASIRIYEGTPKRVNEVFAKYDIANGPGFAGHVSMVMGVFYKRNGEWKFNAIGEPTKDKKLQETVNTVMQQYL; encoded by the coding sequence ATGGCAATTAATCTCGAAAAAGGGCAGCGCATTAGTCTCGAAAAAAGCAATGGCAGCAAGCTGCAAAATATATGTGTAGGCATTAACTGGGGCGCTATTGAAAAGAAAGGCCTGTTTGGCATTGGCGGCAGCAAAGAAGCCGTTGACTTAGACGGTAGCTGTGCCCTGTTCAATGCAAACAAGCAACTGGAAGAAGTAGTATATTTTGGCAATCTGAAATCAAAAAATGGTTCGGTAAAACACAGCGGCGACGACTTAACCGGCGATATGGGTGGGGATGACGGTATTGACAACGAAGTAATTACTTTGGACTTATCATTACTAAACGAAAGCACCACTTACGTAGCTTTTGTACTGAACAGCTTCCGCGGACATGATTTTGGAAAGATCCCGTTTGCATCTATCCGCATTTATGAGGGGACGCCAAAGCGTGTAAACGAGGTGTTTGCCAAATATGATATTGCCAACGGTCCGGGTTTTGCTGGCCACGTAAGCATGGTAATGGGCGTATTTTATAAACGCAACGGCGAGTGGAAATTTAACGCCATTGGCGAGCCAACCAAAGACAAAAAATTGCAGGAAACCGTGAATACGGTGATGCAGCAGTATTTGTAG